In Dermacentor andersoni chromosome 4, qqDerAnde1_hic_scaffold, whole genome shotgun sequence, the following proteins share a genomic window:
- the LOC126536019 gene encoding diuretic hormone class 2-like: MQLGLPGTTWILILAVAAIASSSPARPRPKRDVYYDSSIDAGEEYLLGLLRNRLSHPALLDQQKRAGGLLDFGVSRGASGAEAAKARLGLKLAHDPYGPGRR, encoded by the exons ATGCAACTTGGTCTGCCCGGAACAACATGGATTCTCATCCTGGCTGTGGCGGCGATCGCTTCGTCCTCTCCAGCTCGGCCGAG GCCCAAGCGTGACGTGTACTACGACTCCTCCATTGACGCCGGCGAGGAGTACCTGCTCGGCCTCCTCCGCAACCGCCTCAG CCACCCGGCCCTGCTCGATCAACAGAAGCGGGCTGGCGGTCTCCTGGACTTCGGCGTGTCGCGAGGTGCCTCCGGAGCCGAAGCAGCCAAGGCCCGCCTGGGACTCAAGCTGGCCCACGACCCGTACGGACCCGGAAGGCGCTGA